A stretch of Brassica napus cultivar Da-Ae chromosome C6, Da-Ae, whole genome shotgun sequence DNA encodes these proteins:
- the LOC106354544 gene encoding protein VTE6, chloroplastic: MASISSTPLLNSTSLSPLRFPNFSSPSPFAGSCRFSHRNLGPSLSPAVNRSGGAIMAAASMQGVVTEAMSLIQTASPTWKSAVANNVLIFVLGSPLLVTGLSASGIAAAFLLGTLTWRAYGSAGFLLVAAYFVLGTAATKVKMSEKEAQGVAEKKKGRRGPRSVIGSSAAGCVCAILSIYQVGGSAFSQLFRLGFVSSFCTKVSDTVSSEIGKAFGKTTYLATSFKIVPRGTEGAMSVEGTLAGLLASFFLASVGCFLGQITPPEAAVCVLASQIANLGESIIGASFQDKEGFKWLNNDVVNVINISLGSIVAILMQQFILQNWVK; the protein is encoded by the exons ATGGCTTCGATTTCGTCAACTCCACTCTTAAATTCTACATCGCTTTCACCTCTAAGATTCCCCAATTTCTCTTCTCCGTCTCCGTTCGCTGGATCCTGCCGATTTTCACACCGTAATTTGGGACCATCTCTATCGCCGGCGGTGAACAGATCCGGCGGCGCTATTATGGCGGCGGCATCGATGCAGGGAGTGGTGACTGAGGCGATGAGCCTGATCCAAACGGCGTCGCCGACCTGGAAGTCCGCGGTGGCTAACAATGTGTTGATATTCGTTCTCGGGTCGCCGCTTCTCGTCACCGGATTGTCGGCTTCCGGGATCGCCGCGGCGTTCTTGCTCGGGACTTTGACTTGGAGGGCTTACGGGTCTGCTGGGTTTCTCTTAGTCGCTGCTTATTTCGTTTTG GGAACAGCGGCAACAAAGGTTAAGATGTCCGAGAAGGAAGCGCAGGGAGTAGCCGAGAAGAAGAAAGGTAGAAGAGGACCACGCAGTGTGATTGGTTCAAGTGCTGCTGGCTGTGTCTGCGCTattctctcaatatatcaagtTGGAGGATCAGCTTTCTCTCAGCTTTTCCGCCTTGGTTTCGTTTCCAGTTTCTGCACTAAAGTCTCCGACACCGTCTCCAGCGAGATAGGGAAAGCTTTTGGAAAAACTAC GTATTTAGCGACATCATTTAAGATAGTACCAAGAGGAACCGAGGGAGCTATGAGTGTTGAAGGAACATTGGCTGGGCTTTTAGCATCATTTTTTCTTGCCTCTGTTGGCTGTTTCCTGGGTCAG ATAACTCCTCCAGAAGCAGCTGTTTGTGTACTAGCTTCCCAGATTGCCAATCTTGGAGAAAGCATAATAGGTGCATCTTTTCAAGACAAAGAAGGCTTCAAATGG ctaaACAATGATGTAGTCAACGTGATCAACATAAGCTTGGGAAGCATCGTGGCGATATTGATGCAGCAGTTTATACTCCAGAACTGGGTCAAGTAA
- the LOC106356007 gene encoding DNA polymerase delta subunit 3 isoform X2 — protein MTHTETLNILDELESLVSDQLQVVSYKWLSRNFSISSKTAKSLLKDFVEKNGKGFEVVYIVSGWLKNTPSDHRTRLVSSSKLSEVEKEFNGTHSVSIYSVQASIPMEPAAIWNSEFVQAEELFREPSAADNCLRDNRFCGISNSFVKRNIEGATANVTAPGTASVRTTVPSIPKVGYQAKNETVTTAPAQKQPAKSSNDKEKSLPVPATKKNGQAQKSVTGTGGSLKNMWGRVPVKAEDTSATIEVKNHDDSAQKPSHGAEHKGGSDDEAPDVSIRNRKRKVIFDFSDEECEDVISLASPSSPKINPGPDSEETKDSGPENPDKRVSGPDEPEVSGEDWQKTTSADTSGVKKEEKPIASSKEKMQGNGSEAGVNPSKGRMTNAPSSPKRKKVLKTRIDERGREVTEVVWEDTETNTKKKEDSDTSKKLNDGKSANAAVNRAVVQKKSPAMGAVNAGGKTGSKKGGNVKDPKQGNIMSFFKKKV, from the exons ATGACACACACCGAAACCCTAAATATCCTCGACGAACTCGAGTCTCTCGTCTCCGATCAGCTTCAAGTG GTATCTTACAAATGGCTGAGTCGAAATTTCTCTATTTCATCAAAAACTGCCAAGAG CTTGCTTAAGGATTTCGTCGAGAAAAATGGGAAAGGTTTCGAAGTTGTTTATATTGTGTCTGGGTGGCTAAAGAACACTCCTTCTGATCACCGCACAAGGCTTGTATCTAGTTCAAAACTTTCAG AAGTGGAGAAAGAGTTCAATGGAACTCACTCAGTTTCTATATACAGTGTTCAAGCTAGTATTCCGATGGAGCCAGCAGCTATATGGAACAGTGAGTTTGTGCAAGCAGAAGAACTCTTCAGGGAGCCTTCTGCCGCTGATAATTGCTTGAGAGACAACAG GTTTTGTGGCATCTCCAATTCTTTTGTAAAGCGTAATATAGAGGGAGCCACTGCAAATGTTACAGCCCCGGGAACTGCAAGTGTGAGAACTACAGTGCCTTCAATCCCTAAGGTTGGCTATCAGGCTAAAAATGAAACTGTTACTACTGCTCCAGCTCAAAAACAGCCTGCGAAATCCTCCAATGATAAAGAAAAATCCCTTCCTGTGCCCGCTACTAAAAAGAACGGTCAAGCCCAAAAGAGCGTTACTGGAACAGGGGGTTCGTTGAAAAATATGTGGGGCCGTGTGCCTGTGAAAGCAGAAGATACATCTGCAACAATAGAGGTCAAAAACCATGATGACTCAG CCCAAAAGCCTTCTCACGGTGCGGAGCACAAGGGAGGCAGCGATGATGAGGCCCCAGATGTCAGTATCAGGAACAGAAAAAGGAAGGTGATATTTGATTTTTCTGATGAAGAGTGTGAAGATGTTATCAGCTTAGCATCTCCTAGCAGTCCTAAGATTAATCCGGGTCCAGATAGCGAAGAAACCAAAGATTCAGGTCCGGAAAATCCTGATAAACGTGTATCTGGACCAGATGAACCAGAGGTCAGCGGAGAAGACTGGCAAAAAACTACCTCTGCTGATACTTCCGGTGTCAAAAAAGAGGAGAAACCTATTGCTTCATCAAAGGAGAAGATGCAGGGAAATGGTTCTGAAGCTGGAGTCAATCCGTCAAAGGGAAGAATGACTAATGCTCCTAGTTCACCGAAAAGGAAAAAAGTGTTGAAGACGAGGATTGATGAGCGTGGGAGAGAAG TAACTGAGGTAGTCTGGGAGGATACAGAAACAAacacaaagaagaaagaagacagTGATACGAGTAAGAAGTTAAATGATGGCAAAAGCGCAAATGCTGCTGTTAACAG GGCTGTTGTTCAGAAGAAGAGCCCGGCCATGGGAGCTGTAAACGCAGGAGGGAAAACAGGAAGCAAGAAAGGAGGGAACGTGAAAGATCCAAAGCAAGGGAACATAATGTCTTTCTTCAAGAAGAAAGTCTAA
- the LOC106356008 gene encoding 50S ribosomal protein L13, chloroplastic codes for MAVLCSSSTVILPSMKPSGSNRRSPFLGFSLTAISKPSARVGIYANTKRGLQVKCEAEQETTTSLVPANQRWMFDEEEANGPDIWNTTWYPKASDHVNTDKPWYVVDATDKILGRLASTIANHIRGKNLASYTPSVDMGAFVIVVNAEKVAVSGKKRNQKLYRRHSGRPGGMTVETFDQLQQRIPERIIEHAVRGMLPKGRLGRALFNHLKVYKGPDHPHEAQKPLDLPIRDKRIHLQK; via the exons ATGGCGGTTCTCTGTTCGTCTTCAACGGTTATACTCCCTTCGATGAAACCTTCTGGAAGTAACAGAAGGTCTCCGTTTCTAGGCTTCTCTCTAACTGCCATCTCGAAGCCGTCGGCACGTGTTGGCATTTACGCGAACACGAAGAGGGGATTGCAGGTGAAGTGCGAAGCTGAGCAGGAGACTACTACTTCCCTTGTTCCGGCGAATCAACGGTGGATGTTCGACGAAGAGGAAGCTAATGGCCCT GACATTTGGAACACGACATGGTATCCAAAGGCTTCAGACCATGTGAACACGGACAAGCCTTGGTACGTTGTCGATGCAACTGACAAGATTCTCGGTAGATTGGCGTCCACCATTGCTAATCACATCCGTGGGAAGAACCTTGCCTCCTACACTCCCAGTGTCGACATGGGAGCCTTTGTCATTGTG GTGAATGCTGAGAAAGTAGCTGTGTCTGGAAAGAAGAGGAACCAGAAGCTGTACAGGAGGCATTCGGGAAGACCTGGTGGTATGACGGTTGAAACATTTGATCAGTTGCAGCAGAGGATTCCAGAGAGAATCATTGAGCATGCTGTTCGTGGAATGCTTCCAAAGGGACGG CTTGGGAGAGCTCTGTTCAATCACCTGAAGGTGTACAAAGGCCCAGACCATCCTCACGAGGCACAGAAGCCGCTTGATCTTCCCATCAGGGACAAGAGAATACATCTGCAGAAGTAA
- the LOC106356007 gene encoding DNA polymerase delta subunit 3 isoform X1, with product MTHTETLNILDELESLVSDQLQVVSYKWLSRNFSISSKTAKSLLKDFVEKNGKGFEVVYIVSGWLKNTPSDHRTRLVSSSKLSEVEKEFNGTHSVSIYSVQASIPMEPAAIWNSEFVQAEELFREPSAADNCLRDNRFCGISNSFVKRNIEGATANVTAPGTASVRTTVPSIPKVGYQAKNETVTTAPAQKQPAKSSNDKEKSLPVPATKKNGQAQKSVTGTGGSLKNMWGRVPVKAEDTSATIEVKNHDDSEAQKPSHGAEHKGGSDDEAPDVSIRNRKRKVIFDFSDEECEDVISLASPSSPKINPGPDSEETKDSGPENPDKRVSGPDEPEVSGEDWQKTTSADTSGVKKEEKPIASSKEKMQGNGSEAGVNPSKGRMTNAPSSPKRKKVLKTRIDERGREVTEVVWEDTETNTKKKEDSDTSKKLNDGKSANAAVNRAVVQKKSPAMGAVNAGGKTGSKKGGNVKDPKQGNIMSFFKKKV from the exons ATGACACACACCGAAACCCTAAATATCCTCGACGAACTCGAGTCTCTCGTCTCCGATCAGCTTCAAGTG GTATCTTACAAATGGCTGAGTCGAAATTTCTCTATTTCATCAAAAACTGCCAAGAG CTTGCTTAAGGATTTCGTCGAGAAAAATGGGAAAGGTTTCGAAGTTGTTTATATTGTGTCTGGGTGGCTAAAGAACACTCCTTCTGATCACCGCACAAGGCTTGTATCTAGTTCAAAACTTTCAG AAGTGGAGAAAGAGTTCAATGGAACTCACTCAGTTTCTATATACAGTGTTCAAGCTAGTATTCCGATGGAGCCAGCAGCTATATGGAACAGTGAGTTTGTGCAAGCAGAAGAACTCTTCAGGGAGCCTTCTGCCGCTGATAATTGCTTGAGAGACAACAG GTTTTGTGGCATCTCCAATTCTTTTGTAAAGCGTAATATAGAGGGAGCCACTGCAAATGTTACAGCCCCGGGAACTGCAAGTGTGAGAACTACAGTGCCTTCAATCCCTAAGGTTGGCTATCAGGCTAAAAATGAAACTGTTACTACTGCTCCAGCTCAAAAACAGCCTGCGAAATCCTCCAATGATAAAGAAAAATCCCTTCCTGTGCCCGCTACTAAAAAGAACGGTCAAGCCCAAAAGAGCGTTACTGGAACAGGGGGTTCGTTGAAAAATATGTGGGGCCGTGTGCCTGTGAAAGCAGAAGATACATCTGCAACAATAGAGGTCAAAAACCATGATGACTCAG AAGCCCAAAAGCCTTCTCACGGTGCGGAGCACAAGGGAGGCAGCGATGATGAGGCCCCAGATGTCAGTATCAGGAACAGAAAAAGGAAGGTGATATTTGATTTTTCTGATGAAGAGTGTGAAGATGTTATCAGCTTAGCATCTCCTAGCAGTCCTAAGATTAATCCGGGTCCAGATAGCGAAGAAACCAAAGATTCAGGTCCGGAAAATCCTGATAAACGTGTATCTGGACCAGATGAACCAGAGGTCAGCGGAGAAGACTGGCAAAAAACTACCTCTGCTGATACTTCCGGTGTCAAAAAAGAGGAGAAACCTATTGCTTCATCAAAGGAGAAGATGCAGGGAAATGGTTCTGAAGCTGGAGTCAATCCGTCAAAGGGAAGAATGACTAATGCTCCTAGTTCACCGAAAAGGAAAAAAGTGTTGAAGACGAGGATTGATGAGCGTGGGAGAGAAG TAACTGAGGTAGTCTGGGAGGATACAGAAACAAacacaaagaagaaagaagacagTGATACGAGTAAGAAGTTAAATGATGGCAAAAGCGCAAATGCTGCTGTTAACAG GGCTGTTGTTCAGAAGAAGAGCCCGGCCATGGGAGCTGTAAACGCAGGAGGGAAAACAGGAAGCAAGAAAGGAGGGAACGTGAAAGATCCAAAGCAAGGGAACATAATGTCTTTCTTCAAGAAGAAAGTCTAA